A stretch of Gemmatimonadaceae bacterium DNA encodes these proteins:
- the pdxH gene encoding pyridoxamine 5'-phosphate oxidase, which translates to MPDSYPVQNPLSRFKRLYAQAEAVDRAVLPEPNAMSLATVGMSGAPSARIVLMKAVDEDGFVFYTNLEGRKGRELRTRAVAAICFHWPTLGVQVRAEGQTSQISDAEADEYFATRPRDSQIGAWASIQSQPIEKADDLAERVARYEKEFEGIAVPRPPFWSGFRLQPDHIEFWKSKPGRLHERHLYSRMGESWTMQTLYP; encoded by the coding sequence GTGCCGGATTCGTATCCCGTCCAGAATCCACTCAGCAGATTCAAACGCCTCTACGCTCAGGCGGAAGCAGTAGACCGCGCAGTGCTTCCCGAGCCCAACGCGATGTCGCTGGCGACCGTCGGGATGAGTGGCGCTCCATCCGCGCGAATTGTTCTGATGAAGGCAGTCGACGAAGATGGCTTCGTGTTCTACACAAACCTCGAAGGCCGAAAGGGGCGTGAGCTGCGGACGCGCGCGGTTGCCGCAATCTGCTTTCACTGGCCCACTCTGGGTGTGCAGGTTCGCGCCGAAGGACAGACCAGTCAGATCAGCGACGCGGAGGCAGACGAATACTTCGCGACTCGCCCGCGCGACAGCCAGATTGGCGCGTGGGCATCGATTCAGAGCCAGCCTATCGAAAAGGCAGACGACCTCGCGGAACGCGTCGCGCGATACGAAAAAGAATTCGAGGGCATAGCGGTACCTCGCCCTCCGTTCTGGTCAGGATTCCGTCTGCAGCCGGACCACATCGAATTCTGGAAAAGCAAACCTGGTCGGCTGCA
- the moeB gene encoding molybdopterin-synthase adenylyltransferase MoeB, which yields MTRPETDLSTFSADELRRYGRQLALPSFGIEGQRRLKSASVLIVGAGGLGSPAALYLAAAGVGRLGIVEFDRVEESNLHRQLLYSSSDTGRSKIEAARERIEGVNPAVEVESFDTRLTAANALSILEGFDIVLDGSDNFPTRYLVNDAAVISGIPCVYGSVHRFEGQLSVFATKDGPCYRCLFREPPPAGAVPNCAEAGVLGVLPGIIGTLQATEAIKLIAGIGEPLVGRLLLFEALAMAFRTVELRRDPECPSCGASASGSLVDYEIACDVNAVRSIDPLELALRLDRGDDIDVVDVREPYEWEIARLDGARLVPLGQLELEMESFDPARDTVVYCKTGRRSAEAAQKLAGAGIRNVFNLDGGVVRWRGEVDPTFPQY from the coding sequence ATGACGCGCCCAGAGACTGATCTCTCGACCTTCAGTGCCGACGAGCTCAGGCGGTACGGGCGGCAGCTCGCGCTTCCGTCTTTCGGCATCGAGGGACAGCGCCGGCTCAAATCTGCGAGCGTCCTCATCGTGGGTGCCGGCGGGCTCGGCTCACCCGCCGCTCTTTACCTTGCCGCCGCAGGCGTAGGGCGACTTGGAATTGTTGAGTTCGATCGCGTCGAGGAGTCCAACCTCCATCGCCAGCTCCTCTACTCTTCGTCGGATACCGGACGGTCCAAGATCGAAGCGGCGCGCGAGCGTATCGAGGGAGTGAACCCCGCGGTAGAAGTCGAAAGTTTCGACACGCGTCTCACGGCTGCCAATGCCCTGTCGATCCTCGAGGGTTTCGATATAGTCCTCGACGGATCCGACAATTTCCCGACACGGTATCTCGTGAACGATGCAGCGGTGATCTCCGGAATTCCGTGCGTGTATGGAAGCGTGCATCGCTTCGAGGGACAGCTGTCCGTCTTCGCCACGAAGGACGGCCCTTGCTATCGCTGCCTGTTCAGAGAGCCCCCGCCTGCGGGCGCTGTTCCGAATTGCGCTGAAGCCGGAGTGCTGGGCGTGCTTCCCGGAATCATCGGTACGTTGCAGGCAACCGAGGCTATCAAGCTCATCGCCGGCATCGGTGAGCCACTCGTGGGCCGGCTGCTGTTGTTCGAAGCGCTGGCAATGGCCTTTCGTACTGTCGAGCTTCGGCGCGATCCCGAGTGCCCGAGCTGTGGGGCCTCCGCGAGCGGCAGTCTCGTCGACTACGAAATAGCGTGCGACGTAAATGCCGTTCGCTCCATCGACCCGCTCGAGCTGGCGCTGCGGCTCGATCGCGGTGACGACATCGATGTCGTCGACGTGCGTGAGCCTTATGAGTGGGAGATCGCGCGGCTCGACGGCGCGCGGCTCGTTCCCCTCGGTCAGCTAGAGCTCGAGATGGAATCCTTCGACCCCGCGCGGGACACGGTAGTGTACTGCAAAACCGGAAGGCGTAGCGCGGAAGCCGCGCAAAAACTTGCCGGCGCGGGCATCCGGAACGTTTTCAATCTGGACGGTGGCGTCGTGAGGTGGCGGGGCGAAGTGGATCCCACGTTCCCGCAGTACTGA
- a CDS encoding Flp family type IVb pilin, translating into MTRLKTALRNLLHSEDGASLVEYAILLALIAVVAIFFVTTFGPKVSNKFSEVTAKM; encoded by the coding sequence GTGACACGACTCAAAACCGCACTTCGCAATCTGCTTCACAGTGAGGATGGTGCCTCGCTCGTCGAATATGCGATTCTCCTCGCGCTCATTGCAGTTGTCGCCATTTTCTTTGTCACGACGTTTGGCCCCAAGGTCAGCAACAAATTCAGCGAGGTCACCGCGAAGATGTAA
- a CDS encoding Flp family type IVb pilin, translated as MKKLSTAVRNFVREDDGAALVEYAILVALIAVVAIFFVTSLGTKVSQKFSGIAGSL; from the coding sequence ATGAAAAAGCTTTCCACCGCAGTTCGCAACTTCGTCCGCGAGGACGACGGCGCCGCACTCGTCGAGTATGCCATTCTCGTCGCGCTTATCGCCGTAGTCGCGATTTTCTTCGTGACGAGCCTCGGAACGAAGGTCAGCCAGAAATTCAGCGGCATCGCAGGCAGCCTCTAG
- a CDS encoding Flp family type IVb pilin, producing the protein MSQLASAVRNFIRDDDGAALVEYAILVALIAVVAIFFVTSLGTKVSEKFSGIAGSL; encoded by the coding sequence ATGTCGCAGCTCGCTAGCGCGGTTCGCAACTTCATCCGTGATGATGACGGCGCAGCACTCGTCGAGTACGCAATCCTGGTGGCTCTCATCGCCGTGGTCGCGATTTTCTTCGTAACCAGTCTCGGAACGAAAGTCAGTGAGAAATTCAGCGGCATCGCAGGGAGCCTCTAA
- a CDS encoding prepilin peptidase, giving the protein MFVGDDWGLAWGAVFTLLLVYAAYGDVRTRRIPNRLIIAVALPGILFSVAFASVGPGLLHSVEGFGVGLLCWLPFYIAGWLGAGDVKLFAAAGLWLGPLRTLEAAVIAALVGGVLAVVWMVVIYGMRRSASTLSLAVSLPSILATTPSPERARRTLPYGVALAIGALSAGWLPGRWLL; this is encoded by the coding sequence GTGTTCGTCGGGGATGATTGGGGGCTAGCGTGGGGCGCCGTCTTCACGCTGCTCCTTGTATATGCGGCGTACGGTGATGTCAGAACGCGCCGAATTCCAAACCGGCTGATAATTGCGGTTGCGCTTCCGGGGATCTTGTTTTCTGTGGCATTCGCCTCAGTCGGTCCCGGGCTCCTCCACTCAGTGGAGGGATTCGGAGTGGGGTTGTTGTGCTGGCTCCCCTTCTATATTGCAGGCTGGCTGGGCGCGGGAGACGTGAAATTGTTCGCGGCGGCGGGATTGTGGCTCGGCCCGTTGCGAACGCTGGAGGCAGCAGTCATTGCCGCATTGGTTGGAGGCGTACTGGCAGTGGTGTGGATGGTCGTGATTTACGGGATGCGGCGGTCGGCTTCGACACTCTCGCTGGCAGTCTCGCTTCCTTCGATCCTGGCGACTACCCCGTCGCCAGAGCGGGCTCGCAGGACGTTGCCTTACGGCGTCGCCCTCGCGATTGGTGCGCTCAGCGCGGGGTGGTTGCCCGGCAGGTGGCTGCTTTAA
- the cpaB gene encoding Flp pilus assembly protein CpaB codes for MGGRYKMIFWGALIVAGIATFGAYRLLSARSDSGKVPMVPVVLAVHDIPEGASIERSAVTVSTWAAPTVPVGAYSTVDSVIGRVTRVNVFNGEVIVPGRLAPAGTGPGIELKIPPGQRAMAVSINDVAGISGLIQPNSRVDVMVTSTDLATQKQTAKLFMENMRVLSVGTAIQRDASGKPISAPSVTLGVTPEQAERLAIAMNQGAIQLVLRGYGDPDSIRTRGATTSDVFSQLRGAPLPPPVTAEAPRRASSPRRAALPPPPVIIMRPPPAPPPPDSVIVHVYRGGKGTPEKFDTTRKR; via the coding sequence ATGGGCGGACGTTACAAGATGATATTCTGGGGTGCGCTGATTGTCGCGGGGATAGCGACGTTCGGGGCGTATCGCTTGCTTTCCGCAAGAAGCGATTCCGGGAAGGTCCCAATGGTGCCGGTGGTCCTTGCGGTACACGACATTCCTGAAGGGGCGTCTATCGAACGCTCCGCTGTCACGGTTTCCACCTGGGCCGCTCCCACAGTACCCGTGGGTGCCTACTCGACTGTGGACTCTGTAATCGGCCGCGTTACACGCGTGAACGTGTTCAACGGCGAAGTTATCGTTCCCGGCCGCCTCGCGCCTGCGGGCACGGGCCCTGGAATCGAACTCAAGATTCCGCCCGGACAGCGTGCGATGGCTGTCTCGATCAACGATGTTGCCGGCATCAGCGGGTTGATTCAACCGAACAGTCGCGTAGACGTGATGGTCACCAGCACCGACCTGGCGACCCAGAAACAGACAGCAAAGCTGTTCATGGAGAACATGCGCGTCTTGTCGGTAGGCACGGCGATCCAGAGGGACGCTTCGGGGAAGCCGATCTCCGCGCCAAGCGTAACGCTTGGGGTTACGCCAGAACAGGCGGAGCGTCTTGCAATTGCCATGAATCAGGGCGCAATTCAGCTCGTGCTGCGCGGCTACGGGGATCCCGACAGCATTCGCACGAGGGGCGCGACAACAAGCGACGTCTTCTCCCAGCTGCGGGGAGCTCCGCTTCCCCCGCCAGTCACTGCCGAAGCCCCGCGGCGCGCATCCTCGCCCCGTCGCGCTGCGTTGCCGCCGCCTCCCGTCATCATCATGCGTCCGCCTCCGGCCCCGCCGCCGCCGGATTCAGTGATCGTTCATGTTTACAGGGGGGGCAAGGGGACCCCGGAAAAGTTCGACACGACCAGGAAGCGGTGA
- a CDS encoding pilus assembly protein N-terminal domain-containing protein produces MDLPVGRAYPLTTPVTITRVSITNAEIADVIVISARELVINAKAAGETDALLWLANGSRQHFRISVHSPSDRMQIALYIKMAEVRRDFIRNIGLSARYNNAGTRVGTGQFNTDNAFTPDGKVVIPSAGFLTVLTDFGTKNLLALLNLEEQNGRARTLAEPNLLAGNKEEATFLAGGEVPIPVVQSIAGGQGSVAPVTIIFKEFGVRLRFVGEILSDSLIKLNVRPEVSSLDFVNSVLLSGFRIPAFRTRRVETTVDVQRDQSMIISGLFSDEQERVRTGIPYLMDIPIIGALFSSTRWQHAQTELLVVVTPVLVDPRDPRPQDVLRLLPDTALPAREAIQKRLQPGSRPPSPIIR; encoded by the coding sequence GTGGACCTTCCAGTCGGACGGGCATACCCCCTAACGACACCGGTCACCATCACGAGAGTCTCGATCACGAATGCCGAGATCGCAGACGTGATCGTCATCAGCGCACGCGAGCTCGTGATCAACGCGAAGGCGGCCGGAGAGACAGACGCCCTTCTCTGGCTGGCCAATGGGTCGCGCCAGCATTTCCGGATCTCCGTCCACTCGCCGTCGGACCGGATGCAGATCGCTCTCTACATCAAGATGGCCGAGGTGCGGCGGGATTTTATTCGGAACATCGGGCTCTCGGCACGTTACAACAACGCCGGCACACGGGTGGGGACGGGTCAATTCAACACCGATAACGCGTTTACCCCCGACGGCAAAGTGGTTATTCCGAGCGCCGGATTTCTCACCGTGCTAACGGATTTCGGTACGAAGAACCTGCTCGCACTGCTCAACCTCGAAGAACAGAACGGTCGGGCGAGAACGCTGGCGGAGCCGAACCTGCTCGCCGGCAACAAGGAAGAGGCGACATTTCTCGCTGGCGGCGAAGTTCCTATACCTGTCGTTCAGAGCATCGCCGGAGGCCAGGGCAGTGTCGCGCCGGTCACGATTATCTTCAAGGAGTTTGGAGTACGGCTCCGTTTTGTTGGCGAGATTCTCAGCGATAGCCTCATCAAGCTCAATGTGCGACCGGAAGTGTCCAGTCTCGATTTTGTGAACAGCGTATTGCTTTCCGGATTCAGAATCCCTGCCTTCCGTACACGGCGCGTCGAGACTACAGTCGACGTGCAGCGCGACCAGAGCATGATCATCTCCGGTCTCTTCAGCGACGAACAGGAGCGGGTGCGCACGGGTATTCCATATCTCATGGACATTCCAATCATCGGCGCACTTTTCTCGAGCACGAGATGGCAGCACGCCCAGACGGAGCTGCTCGTTGTGGTTACGCCGGTGCTCGTTGACCCGCGCGACCCTCGCCCGCAGGACGTGTTGCGGCTTCTTCCCGACACGGCTCTGCCGGCGCGCGAGGCGATACAGAAAAGACTGCAGCCCGGCAGCCGGCCGCCTTCACCTATTATTCGTTGA
- a CDS encoding P-loop NTPase gives MQRRALIADNAAGPQTAVDAVLARFGFVRTAQVPDRDHAFARMQDERFDVVVMPLRDITPAELLALEREIRKDTSVSIIGTAPAAETDLIIRAMRAGIHEFLVYPPSTEELAGSVERLMRRSNDGVERGELIAVYSGKGGLGSTSVAVNLAHAFGSNRTDARVALADLVVSGGDVRVFLNLKPAYDLSHLVAKGSQVDEELLNSILSPCPGGVWALPTSENPEPEEMFDAASIGSILDLLRLHFAETVADCEHHLSERTLTALDAADRIILVTQLSVASLRSTQRSLGLCRRLGYDESKLCVVVNRYQSADVLPIQDAQDLLKWPIYWKLPNDYRLSAASLTKGVPVAVEDPGSKLARSYTDLAAKLAGTAGATAGFAAARNGKGGSRIKQLLGIERRPGHVA, from the coding sequence ATGCAGCGACGAGCCCTCATCGCGGACAACGCGGCTGGTCCCCAGACCGCCGTGGATGCAGTGCTCGCGCGTTTCGGGTTCGTGCGGACCGCCCAGGTTCCGGATCGCGATCATGCTTTCGCGAGGATGCAGGATGAGCGCTTCGATGTGGTGGTAATGCCGCTCAGGGATATCACTCCCGCTGAGCTGCTCGCCCTGGAGCGCGAGATCAGGAAGGACACGAGCGTCTCGATAATCGGGACCGCGCCCGCCGCCGAAACGGATCTGATCATTCGTGCGATGCGCGCCGGCATTCATGAGTTTCTGGTCTATCCACCGTCCACCGAGGAGCTCGCAGGCTCGGTAGAGCGGCTCATGCGGCGCTCGAACGACGGCGTGGAGCGGGGCGAGTTGATTGCCGTGTACAGTGGCAAGGGCGGCCTTGGTAGCACCAGTGTTGCAGTAAACCTCGCTCACGCGTTTGGAAGTAACAGAACAGATGCCCGCGTGGCTCTTGCGGACCTCGTGGTTTCGGGAGGTGACGTTCGCGTCTTTTTGAACCTGAAGCCCGCATACGATCTGAGTCACCTCGTCGCGAAAGGCAGCCAGGTGGACGAGGAGCTTCTCAACTCTATACTCAGCCCCTGCCCCGGCGGGGTCTGGGCGCTGCCCACCAGCGAGAATCCGGAGCCGGAAGAGATGTTCGACGCGGCATCCATAGGCTCGATCCTCGACCTGCTGCGCCTGCACTTTGCTGAGACTGTTGCCGATTGTGAGCATCATCTGAGCGAGAGAACCCTGACGGCGCTCGACGCAGCGGATAGGATCATCCTCGTCACGCAACTGTCGGTGGCTTCGCTCCGCAGTACCCAGCGATCTCTTGGACTGTGTCGTCGATTGGGCTATGACGAGAGCAAGCTCTGCGTCGTGGTAAACCGGTATCAGTCGGCGGATGTCCTGCCGATCCAGGATGCGCAGGATCTCCTGAAGTGGCCGATTTACTGGAAGCTGCCGAACGACTACCGATTGTCGGCTGCTTCTCTCACAAAGGGAGTGCCGGTAGCCGTCGAGGATCCGGGGTCAAAGCTGGCTCGCAGCTACACGGATCTCGCCGCAAAACTCGCCGGAACCGCAGGCGCAACCGCCGGGTTCGCCGCCGCCCGCAACGGAAAGGGTGGATCACGGATCAAGCAGCTTCTTGGCATTGAAAGGAGACCTGGACATGTCGCTTAA
- a CDS encoding CpaF family protein: protein MSLKDRLTRRNGGAPANAPVLVPAAPIPERPQPERRGTGATVTSGMYGRRIEDEVLSAIDRVKIDLHRRLIERLNLEALEQITDERVVNSEIRAVVTELLREEPTPLTVADRESIIEQVLYEITGLGPIEPLFRDLTISDILVNGSKEIFIERYGKLIRVSATFRNDAHVLAVIDRIVSRIGRRVDESSPMVDARLPDGSRVNAIIPPLAVDGPVLSIRRFGADLSIEKLIEGGSLTEDMAKMLAGCIAARLNILISGGTGAGKTTLLNALTSFIPADQRIITIEDAAELRLQQEHVVRLETRPPNAEGLGEVKASDLLKNALRMRPDRIIVGEVRSAEALDMLQAMNTGHEGSLSTIHANSPRDALSRLETMILMAGSNLPDRAMREQIASALDLIVQVSRLADGSRRVVSIVEITGMEGQVTATQEIYRYKRRGISPDGMVMGGFEPTGIRPAFSDRLAIAGVELPTGMFSEMYSR from the coding sequence ATGTCGCTTAAGGATCGTCTGACCCGCCGGAACGGAGGCGCTCCAGCAAACGCGCCGGTTCTCGTTCCGGCCGCGCCTATCCCCGAACGGCCGCAGCCGGAGCGCCGCGGAACCGGCGCCACCGTAACCTCCGGCATGTACGGGAGACGCATCGAGGACGAGGTCCTTTCTGCCATCGATCGCGTAAAGATCGATCTGCACCGGAGGCTCATCGAGCGCCTTAACCTCGAGGCACTCGAGCAGATCACCGATGAGAGGGTCGTAAACTCCGAGATACGCGCGGTTGTCACCGAGCTCCTCCGCGAGGAGCCGACGCCGCTCACGGTCGCTGACCGCGAGAGCATCATCGAGCAGGTTCTCTATGAGATCACTGGCCTCGGCCCGATCGAGCCGCTCTTCCGCGACCTGACGATCAGCGACATCCTCGTGAACGGCTCGAAGGAAATTTTCATCGAGCGTTACGGAAAGCTCATACGCGTGTCTGCCACGTTCCGCAATGACGCACACGTGCTGGCGGTCATCGATCGCATCGTGAGCAGGATCGGCCGCCGCGTGGACGAATCCTCGCCGATGGTCGACGCGCGGTTGCCTGACGGGTCGCGCGTCAACGCGATCATTCCGCCGCTCGCGGTCGACGGTCCCGTGCTGTCGATCCGCCGTTTCGGCGCCGACCTCTCGATAGAAAAACTGATCGAGGGCGGCAGCCTGACTGAGGACATGGCAAAGATGCTCGCCGGCTGCATCGCGGCACGCCTCAACATCCTCATCTCGGGCGGGACGGGCGCCGGAAAAACTACCCTGCTCAACGCGCTGACCTCTTTCATTCCCGCCGACCAGCGAATCATCACTATCGAAGACGCAGCTGAGCTGCGCCTTCAGCAGGAACACGTGGTGCGGCTTGAAACGCGGCCTCCGAATGCCGAGGGACTCGGCGAGGTAAAAGCGAGCGACCTGCTGAAGAACGCGCTGCGCATGCGCCCCGATCGAATCATTGTCGGCGAGGTGCGCTCCGCGGAAGCCCTCGACATGCTTCAGGCGATGAACACCGGACACGAAGGCTCACTGTCCACGATTCACGCCAACAGCCCACGTGACGCGTTGTCGCGCCTCGAAACGATGATCCTGATGGCAGGCTCGAATCTCCCCGACCGCGCCATGCGAGAGCAGATAGCGTCCGCGCTCGATCTTATCGTTCAGGTATCGCGGCTTGCCGATGGCTCCCGCCGTGTGGTCAGCATCGTCGAGATCACGGGCATGGAGGGACAAGTGACCGCGACCCAGGAGATCTATCGCTACAAGCGCCGGGGAATATCGCCTGATGGAATGGTGATGGGCGGTTTCGAGCCGACGGGAATCAGACCGGCATTCAGTGACCGCCTCGCCATCGCCGGAGTTGAGCTGCCGACTGGCATGTTCTCGGAGATGTACTCGCGGTGA
- a CDS encoding type II secretion system F family protein: MILVLIAIFLATLAVIVGGYVFVNRRTLAESDIARTRLQKVEIERTWKLLKEVRSSDLGFIERILTGQSWVEGLTIQLQRAGTDLKPGAFVLMVATSGFAATFLAARMESLMLGLVVALFGWAAPFLWLRWRKRRLLNAFENQLPDAIDMLVSAMKAGYSFQAATQFIGEELIAPAGPEFARFYDEQRLGIEVRQALLNLQDRMDSLDLKMFVTAVLIQRETGGNLGDVLGNLADLIRGRIAMRGHIQTLVAEPKMSARFLAILPVIVFFLLKVVSPNFVQPLTENPSGRLMLGSAIIMVVIGYFVMMKIADVDI, from the coding sequence GTGATTCTCGTCCTCATCGCGATCTTTCTGGCGACCCTGGCGGTTATTGTCGGGGGCTACGTTTTCGTTAACCGCCGGACGCTGGCCGAATCCGACATAGCGCGCACTCGGCTGCAGAAGGTGGAGATCGAGCGCACCTGGAAGCTCCTCAAGGAAGTCCGGTCGAGCGACCTCGGTTTCATCGAGCGGATTCTGACAGGGCAGAGCTGGGTAGAGGGGCTCACGATCCAGCTTCAACGGGCCGGCACGGATCTCAAGCCCGGAGCCTTCGTTCTCATGGTGGCGACGTCCGGGTTCGCTGCGACGTTCCTGGCGGCCCGGATGGAGTCTCTAATGCTCGGGCTGGTCGTTGCCCTTTTTGGCTGGGCAGCACCGTTCCTGTGGCTGCGGTGGAGGAAGCGACGCCTTTTGAACGCCTTCGAGAACCAGCTTCCAGATGCGATCGACATGCTGGTGAGCGCGATGAAGGCGGGCTATTCGTTTCAGGCAGCAACGCAGTTCATCGGAGAGGAGTTGATTGCGCCAGCCGGCCCGGAGTTCGCCCGCTTCTATGACGAGCAGCGACTGGGGATCGAGGTGCGGCAGGCATTGCTGAATCTTCAGGACCGGATGGACAGCCTCGATTTGAAGATGTTTGTGACCGCCGTGCTCATTCAGCGCGAGACTGGTGGCAACCTGGGTGATGTACTGGGCAATCTCGCCGACCTCATTCGCGGGCGGATCGCAATGAGAGGACATATCCAGACGCTCGTTGCTGAGCCGAAGATGTCCGCAAGATTTCTCGCGATCCTGCCGGTCATCGTCTTCTTTCTTCTGAAAGTCGTGAGCCCTAACTTCGTGCAACCGCTGACGGAGAATCCCTCGGGCCGGCTAATGCTCGGATCGGCGATAATAATGGTGGTGATCGGGTACTTCGTGATGATGAAAATCGCCGACGTCGACATATGA
- a CDS encoding type II secretion system F family protein, producing MAIFLIGLIWVSIGGIALAFYLWRREQSRRDVLERVIGTTDVPSARHKILLPSAKADPDSLKGRVLSKAPSVWAKDAGIQQLLIHAGYDSPQAPLVYSLLRLVAIVVFPLVTLAAFPEASGFQRIMYLILAGFVGLLLPVWYLHRTVRLHQTKIRRSLPDALDLLVVCVEAGISLDAAILRVAKDMMLVHPELARELLIVNRKSNAGVRREEALRGMWDRTGVEEIRTLVSSLIQSEKWGTSNSRVLRISSDTLRRQRRQSAERRAATAPTKMVIPLALLIFPALFVVIMGPAALNIIAGFGGQ from the coding sequence ATGGCCATTTTTCTAATCGGGCTCATATGGGTGAGCATCGGTGGAATCGCGCTCGCATTCTACCTCTGGCGGCGAGAGCAGTCACGGCGCGACGTCCTGGAACGGGTGATCGGCACAACGGATGTGCCCTCCGCGCGTCACAAGATCCTGCTGCCGAGCGCAAAGGCCGACCCCGACTCGCTCAAGGGCAGGGTCCTCAGCAAGGCACCTTCGGTCTGGGCGAAGGACGCCGGTATCCAGCAGCTGCTCATCCATGCGGGGTATGACAGTCCGCAAGCTCCCTTGGTTTACTCTCTTCTGAGATTGGTGGCGATCGTCGTGTTTCCCCTGGTTACGCTCGCTGCGTTTCCCGAGGCATCCGGCTTTCAAAGAATCATGTACCTCATTCTCGCTGGATTCGTTGGTCTCCTTCTGCCGGTGTGGTATCTGCACCGGACTGTGCGCCTTCATCAGACGAAAATCAGGCGGTCGCTTCCGGATGCGTTGGATCTCCTGGTGGTCTGCGTCGAAGCGGGTATCAGCCTCGATGCAGCTATTCTTCGCGTGGCCAAGGACATGATGCTCGTTCATCCGGAGCTCGCACGTGAGCTCCTTATCGTGAATCGAAAGAGCAACGCCGGAGTCAGGCGGGAGGAGGCGTTGCGGGGAATGTGGGACCGGACCGGAGTGGAAGAGATACGAACGCTGGTTTCGAGCCTGATCCAGAGCGAGAAATGGGGCACCAGCAACAGCCGTGTCCTCCGCATCTCTTCGGACACGCTGAGACGACAGCGCCGCCAGTCGGCGGAAAGGCGGGCCGCGACCGCGCCGACAAAGATGGTCATCCCGCTGGCGCTGCTGATTTTCCCGGCACTGTTCGTGGTGATCATGGGGCCCGCGGCCCTCAATATCATAGCAGGATTCGGGGGCCAGTAA
- a CDS encoding TadE family protein, which produces MKNCGAFFRTLKAMRRSETASAAVELAVILPVLALLAIIASDFARVYFTGITVANAARAGAQYGAQSTATSGDTAGMNLAARQDGANAGVVAVTSRSFCRCDAGEVADCTVGDCGAYGVYRLYVEVTATKAVSMVFRYPGMPTSYSFSRTATLRVQ; this is translated from the coding sequence ATGAAGAACTGCGGCGCGTTTTTCCGAACCCTCAAGGCCATGCGGCGCTCCGAGACTGCTTCGGCCGCGGTCGAGCTAGCGGTCATTCTGCCTGTGCTCGCGCTGCTCGCGATTATCGCTTCAGACTTCGCGCGGGTCTATTTCACGGGTATCACTGTTGCCAACGCGGCCCGAGCTGGTGCCCAGTATGGAGCGCAGAGCACCGCGACGAGCGGCGACACAGCCGGGATGAACCTGGCCGCCAGGCAGGACGGCGCGAACGCTGGAGTGGTCGCTGTGACCTCGCGGAGCTTCTGCCGATGCGACGCCGGGGAGGTTGCAGACTGCACCGTGGGCGACTGCGGCGCCTACGGCGTGTATCGCCTTTACGTCGAAGTCACCGCGACCAAGGCGGTTAGTATGGTGTTCCGCTACCCCGGCATGCCAACGTCTTATTCCTTTAGCAGGACCGCCACGCTGCGCGTGCAGTAA
- a CDS encoding TadE family protein translates to MPMSAFRNFWSDERGATMVEFALVSLLFLMTLLAIGEFGLANWAKASVADAAREGTRWAMVRGGKSGRPVGAAQIQTYVRSRSSLRPITVTTVWTPNNLPGSTVAVTVSYAYKRTGLIIPNKTLSSTSKMVIVY, encoded by the coding sequence ATGCCCATGTCCGCGTTTCGGAACTTCTGGAGCGACGAGCGCGGCGCGACGATGGTGGAGTTCGCGCTGGTTTCCCTGCTCTTTCTGATGACCCTGCTGGCCATTGGGGAGTTTGGCCTCGCGAACTGGGCCAAGGCCAGCGTAGCCGACGCCGCGCGCGAGGGTACACGCTGGGCCATGGTGCGGGGCGGGAAGAGTGGTCGCCCTGTTGGCGCGGCGCAGATTCAGACCTACGTTCGGTCGCGATCGTCGCTCCGCCCCATAACGGTGACTACGGTCTGGACGCCCAACAATCTACCCGGCTCGACGGTTGCGGTGACGGTGTCGTATGCGTACAAGCGCACCGGCCTGATCATCCCCAACAAGACGCTGAGTAGCACTTCGAAGATGGTCATCGTTTACTGA